Below is a genomic region from Equus caballus isolate H_3958 breed thoroughbred chromosome X, TB-T2T, whole genome shotgun sequence.
CCCTGGGGCCAGAGACCCTCACCCTTGGATCTTATAGGCCTGAGCCTACCTTAGGGTCCTGGTACCTTCGTTGTCAGGAGCCATGTAGACCTGGAGCCACAGAGTCCTTGGAACATTaaggggtcggccctgtggctgagtggttaagtttgggcgctctgctgtggcggcccagggtttcgctggttcggatcctgggtgtggacatggcaccactcatcaggccacgttgtagtggtgtcccacgtgccacaactggaaggacccacaactaaaatatacagctatgtactggggggatttggggagaaaaaaacagaaagaaaacataatagaTTGgtaatagttgttagctcaggtgccaatcttaaaaaaaaaaaaaaaagaagaagaatcctAGGAACATTGAAACATTGAATAATGGAGCCTGAAACCATTGAGACCCTCAGCCCCAAAACTCCAGGTCTCATAGGGGCCCAGAGTCATAGAACCTTTGAGCTAGAGTACTCTGGTATCATAAAAGCtgtgtcaaaaaaataaaaccttagtCGTTTCAGACTCTGAAACTTTGAGAGGccacaggtttttgttttttatgttttatgtttttacttcAAAGCCAAAAAACTATGGTGCACTAGCATTAGAGTGCTTAGAAACCATAGAGACCTGGATCCATCTGGGTTTAAATCTTGTAGGTCTTCTACTAGAGCACCCTTGAAACAGGTCTTGAGTCTTAGACCAAGGAGATTTTGACTTTAGAGCCTGAATCGTAAAGTTCTGGAAGCAGCATTTTCAAACCATAGTACTCTGGGGCTCTAGAATTGTAAGGTTCATGTGTTCTAGGCAGTGTAGCCTTTTTACCTTGAAGTTCTGAACCACAGAGCCCATGGAACCTAAGGCTCACTGACTTGTTTTACCCGAGTGTAACCTaactgggggaagggaaatattGAAAACTTTCTCCCTCTAGCCTTCAGTGTAGGGGAAGGCATATATCCAACTCCAAATTTTTCTAACATTTCCATCTCATCTAAGGTGAGAAAGAAGCTGGGGAGCACTCGTGAAGGTCATATTCCAGGGGCACAGGCAccctaaaagactgagacctaattaTAGATCTAaggaatgcttcccctccccccacacattACCACCACATCAACTGGCCTCCTGTTTAACCAGGAGGTTACAGCTGAAAGAACTGGAAGCCTAGACTCTGTTTAAGAAAGAGTCTCTAGGGAAACCCAAGACAATagaggagacaaaaacaaggaccCTAGAAGAAATTTAACTTCTGACACCTGCAACTGCAGCAGCCAGCAAACACAACCTAACTCCTAGGCTGATAaacataaaacctcacactaaagcCTACTTACCTCAGTTACTTTTACCTCATACaccatgtctggctttcaacaaaaatttacgAGGCATGCTAAAGGGAAAAATCACAGTCTGAAGAGATAAATCAAGCATCAGAACAAGACTTATATGGCatagatattggaattatcagactaggaatttaaaataaccataTGCTAAAGGCTCTAATGGGAAAAGTGAACAACGTGCAAGCATAGATAGGTAATGTAAGCAAAGATGGACACACtaagaaaatcaaaaggaaatggaagaaatataaaacacTACAACAGGAATGAAGAATAGCTTTTTTGGGCTCATTAGGGCACTAAACACGGGCAGAGAAAGGATGAATGAGCTtgaagatatgtcaatagaaacttcccaaactgaaaagcaaagagaacaaaggaatgaaaaaaaaaaaaccacaagagAGTATCCAAGAACTGTGTACAATTACAAAAGTGTAACATAcgtgtaatgggaataccagaaggagaagaaagagaaagtaacagaagaaatatttgaaggaataatggatacaaattttccaaaataaatgacACCCTCCAAACCACAGATACAGGTAGCTCAGAGAACACTAcgcaggataaataccaaaaaaatctACACATAGTCGTATCctattcaaactacagaaaatcaaagacagaaaatcctgaaaaaaaatcCAGTAGCAAATAACACCTTACTTATAGAAGAACAGAGATGAGTTACATGGGACTTCTCTTAAGAAATAACGCAAGCaaaaagagagtggagtgaaatttTTAGAGTGTTGAAGGAAAAAGCCACCAGCCTAGAATTCTGTATAGCAAAATTATCCTTccaaagtgaaagagaaataaagaccttATTAgccaaacaaaaattgagggactTGTCAGTAGACTTGCCTTGCACatgtaaatgttaaaagaaattcttcagagagaaggaaaatggttAGTTCAGAtacttggatctacataaagaaacgAGCAGtgttagagaaggaataaatgaaggtaaaataaaatattttattttttaattactttatgtAACAAATAATTTGTGCAAAATAGTAATAGCAGCAATGTATTCAGTGACTATAGCTTATCGATCAGTGAAATTAATGACAGCAACGTTATAAGGGACAGCAGGGAGGAATTGGGAGATTCTGTTACAAGGTATTTGTACTCCACATGAAGctgtatagtgttatttgaaaatgggcttggattagttgtaaaagcatattgcaaactctagggcaaccactaagaaaagtttttttaacaaaatggaTATGCTAAGAGACGAGGGAAATCAGATCACATAAAACACTCAACtgaaaccagagaaggcagaaaaagagtggaagataaaaaaaaaaagaaaggacaacaaatagaaaacagttaaaTATGGCAAATTAGTAATCACTTTAACCatgaatggtctaaatacaccgactgaaaaacagaaactgtcagtgttgattaaaacaaaacaaaacataaacaagACCCAAGtatatattgtctacaagaagcccattttaaatataaagacacagattaaaagtaatgggatggaaaaaaaatatatcatgctaacactaatcaaaagaaagctggaggggcccgccccgtggctgagtggttaagttcacgggctccgcttcagcagcccagggtttcactggtttggatcctgggcgcagacatagcactgctcatcaggccatgctgaggcagcatcctacacagCAGAACCAGGGGCAgtcacaactgaaatatacaattatgtgccagggggctttggggataagaaaaagaaccataaaaagaagattggcaacagatgttagctcaggtgccaatcttaagaagaaagaaggaaggaaggaaagcaagcaagcaagcaagctgGAAcagctatattaattttagacaaagtagacttcagagaaagtaaattatcaaggataaagaggtgcattatataatgataaaggggtcaattctccaagaagacataacaatccttaatgcgtattcacctaacaacagagtctcaaaatacatgaggcaaaaactgatagaactgcaaggagaaatagatgattCCGCTATTATAGTTAGAGGCTTCAATTCCCCTCTATCAGAAATAGACAGATCTAGCAGGCAGAAAATCcataaggacatagttgaactgaACAGCACTATCAATCAATTGGATGTAATTGACATCTACACaatacttcatccaaaaacagcacaaTACGCATTcatctcaagctcacatggaacatttgcCAAGATAGACTACATTGTGGATCGtaaaacacatcttaacaaatttaaaagaatgtaaatcatacaaagtatgttctcagaccaaacagaattaaactagaagtcaataacagagAGATAGCTGGGAAATCTCAAAATAAtaggagattaaacaacatgcttctaaAAACCTAATCTGTCCCTGGTTAACAGGAGCTTCTCAGGAAAGGCCATCCTCTATGTCTCAGCCCtctcaatgaaaacaaaaatatggtGCTTAGCTACCTATCCTAGAATGTGCGGCCTATCCCTGAGTTCATCCTATGGCGGGAAAGACTCTGATCCACTTAGAAGCATTTGAAGCATTTTCTATCAGTTTCAGATATAGAGAAAGGTGGGCCACAAGTGCCCTTCCTGTGGTCTCTGGAACTCATACCTATAAAAAGGGTTGAAAGTATAATATTGTGCTTAAAATAACTGGATTTAATATCTCTAAAATATGGATTTCAGTCCCTGAGCCATCagtgactagctgtgtgaccttgaacaagtcattccgcctgtctgagcctcagtgtcatcacctgcaaaatggggacaatatcAGTACCTTCTTCATtgtgttgctgtgaggattaaatgagccgATGCATCTAAagtatttagcacagtgcctggaatatagcaAGTGTCCTATAAATAATGTTCTAATACTAGAACCTATATACCCTATTCTTGGAACCTCCTACATGTCTAGCCCTATGCTAAGTATTGTCACGGAGcagggagccaagaggaagaAGCTTTCTAAGTTCTGTTCTCAGAGAGCTCAATACCTGGATGGAGAATGAAAATATTCTACATAAGACAGTCAGTGAACAGCTTGGGAATGGGAATGTGTGGGTGCAAAGGGCATGGGTCAGAGTAGGCAATGAAGGAGGGTCTGCCCAGAGAAGGAGCAACTGAAGGAACAGTGAAGAcatgaacaaataaaaaggaagtaGGAAAGTCTGTTATCTACAGGACACAATAAGAGTAAAGTTGTGGAGACGAAATGGAATCTGGGTTATCTGGGGGCTTGTAACAAGACCAGCCTGCAAGAAACGTACGGTGAGTAGAACAGATTAGACAGAACAGAACCAATGCATGCAAAGTCATTGAAAGGCAGCTATAAAGATCCGGAATCATAAAGCTCTTAAACTTTAGAGCTTTGGAATCATTGAATCCTGAGTGATGGGTTCCAGGAACCACGGAACACATAGAACCTACTGCTCTGAAAGCATAGAGCTTGAACCTTCTAAACCACTACTGTCCAAGAGAACTTTCTTGATGATGGAAAGGTTCTAAAATTCTGAGGtctccaatacagtagccactggccacatgtggttatcgtacacttgaaatgtggctactgcaagtgaagaaacagaattttaaaattttaactaacttacattaatatttaaatagcTATAGTTAGCAGCTCCCATTGGACAAATGCAGTTCTAGGCTTTGGGTCATAGAGCCTCTAGAGCATTTTGATTTGAGAATCCTAGACTTATAGAGTGCTGGAGTCAGAGAGTCTTAAAATCATATAATGCTTAGACTTTAGTCCCCTATATACAAAGAGCCTTTCAGTCTTCAACAAGACCTCAAGTCTTGGTCCATCTCCTTCACTTCTTCCAAATCCCACAGACTAAAAAGGCCATGAATGTGATCCTTGGTGACCTGCAGGCCAATGACTACTTCAACATCATCTCCTTTTCTGACACAGTTAGTGTCTGGAAAGCTGGATGCTCCATCCAGGCCACCATCCAGAATGTTTATGATGCCAAGGACTACCTGGGCCACATGGAAGCTGGTGGCTGTAAGTGTCAGACCTACCTACCCAAATGAGCAGACTGTGGTTATATGGGAAATTCTTGAAATGCTCCCTCCATTCCCCCATCCACCTCACTTATCACAATGCCTGAAATATCACTATTACATTTTATACAAATATGTCCCTTCATCTGTGTTCCTTTTCctagtggaaagagcacagctGATTCTCCATGTATTTTTGGTCACACTTCTCTTTGGGCCtgagtttcctcttctttaaagcACATACTCAGAagaatttgttaagagtttttcaAAATCAATAATCCAGATATTTATTTCCAAGATCTGTTtcctagatatttatttatttgagcaagCTACTGCCCTGATTCTGGTTTTTGATCAATCCTCTCTCAGACAATTACTGAAATCTTCCCCACCCACCACCTCTTGTCAACTCAGCCCTTTCTTCCCCTGTAGCATGGAGGTGGGGTGCTATCTTTGGGGAGCTGCCATTCTGACTAGAGAATGAGACTTTCCCCCAGGAAACTGGCAAAGCACAGTCTGAGACAGGGAGTGCTAAAAGCTAAGGACATATGGGCCCCACTGTTAGATCTCTGTGTGGGGGTAAGGGAGTTGGGAAGGATGAGCAGTGGAAATAGTCTGAGCAAAGATGAGGAGATATGACTGAGCCTGGGAGGTTGGTGAGATGCCCAGTGTGTCTGCAATGGGGATACAAGTAACTAGAAAAGATGGTCTCACAGTCTACTCCCCAATTAGGGACCGACAGCTGGCAGCTGCTTCAGTGCTGTACCCTAGCAACTAGGAGCCTGGGAGGGGCCCCAGTGTGGGGAGAATCTCTCTTATCATCTTCCTGACGGATGGGGAGCCCACAGCCGACATGATGACCCCCAGTGTGATCCTCTCCAACATCCTTCAGGCACTGGGCAACAGGGTGAATCTTTTCAGCTTGGTTTTTTGGGATGATGCTGACTTCCCACTGCTACGTCACCTGTCCCTGGAGAACTGGGGAGCAGCCTGGCACATATACAAGGACACTGATGCAGCCCTACATCTGGAGGGCCTCTACAAGGAGATCTTCATGCCTCTGCTGACAGATGTGCGTCTGGACTACCTGTGGGACTTAGTTGGGGCCTCCCCTTGGGTCCTTTTCCCCAACTACTTTGGTGGCTCAGAGCTGGTGGTGGCAGAACAGGTGCAACCAGGTGAGCAGAAACTAGGCATCTACCTGGCAACCCATGGCCCCAGGGGTCAGCTTCTCATGTCCCGCCACAGTGAGGTGGCCACCAACAGCAGCCAGAAGGCCTTTGTTTTCCCAGGGGAGCCAGTCCCCAATGTAGCCCACTTCATCTGCCACCTCTGGGCATAGGTCACCATTGGAAAACTGCTGGAGGCACGCTTCCAAGCCTGTGATGCCACCACTTACCTGTTGGCTGCCGAAGTCCTCAACCTGTCACTTGAATACAACTTTGTCACACCTCTGACTTCACTGGTCACGGTGCAGCCCAAGGAGGCTGGTGAGAAGGCCAGGAGACAGACTCCCACCACAGGTGGACCAGGCACCATCATGCCCTCATCCACCAGCAGGCATGGCCTAGGGGCAGGCACAGCCTGACCAGCTTTGGCAGCTAAGTTCTCTCCCAAATCAAGTCTTGTGAAACCAAAGTCCTACTTATCCTCAACTACTCCTGCCTCTACAAAGAAGATGCCTAGTTCCAAGGAGTTGGAGCCACTGGGTCAGAGCCGTAGTACTCTATCCACTCCAGCACAGTCAAAGCCCAAAATTTCAACACAACAGGATTCTGGAACCTTGGCTCAGCCAACTCTCAGGATGAAACTGGCTGCCCTTGTGCCTTCAAATTCTAGTGCTCTATTGCTTCTGAAGCCTAGTACATCACCACACCAGAATCCTGGTACCCTATTACCCATGAATTCTAAGACACAAGTCCCACCTCTGAATCCTGGCACTCCATCCCAACCCAAAGCTGGCATTATGAAACATGTTTCTCCACTGCACTGCAAACACGGTGCTCCATCACAATCTAAACTGGATGCCCCAACACACCCCAACCTGGGGTATTCACATCACAGTCACCCAAAAGGCTGCCACAGCCCAGGCCTGAAGTCTCCACACTTCAGATCCCCAAATACCCACCACACACCAAACCAAGAGTTCCTCCTTCCAAGAGCCCAAATAACCTGCCGCACTCTAGACCTGGGATCCTCTTACCCAAGACCTCTAAAATTCTGTCACCTCTTAAATCTAGTGCCCCACCTCACCAAACTTCCCTCAGTTTATCACTTTCCAAACCTAGGACCTCAATCCCCAACAAACCCAAAACCCCATTACCCACTAGACCTACCAGATCCAGGCCCCTACCTCCTCAGAGCCTAAGCACATTCCCAAGCAGTCTCAAGTCCTACAAGTCTCAGCAGTACCATAACCACCTCTGTTCTTAGAGAACCCCTCCCTACTCCCTTTCACCCCactctgccctctctcctgccccctggAAGGCTCTGGCATCAGCATAACCTGCTGCCAGAACTCCAAAACACCAGGCAAATTCTGAGACCATCTGTGTCAGGAGTCCCAACAATGGGCCTACCCAACAGCTCCAGCCCAATGCCAGAAGGCAGCCCCTCAAACCTGCCAGTCTTGACTTCTAGCATCCTCCCTGAGGCAGTCAGCCTGCTTCTTCTCCCTGAGGAGCTAGAGCTGCTCTCTGAGTCAATGGTGGAATCCAAGTTTGTGGAATCCTTGAACCCACCAGCTTTCTATATTTTCCTCACTCCTGACAAAGATGGTGAGTGCCATGGGCAAGAGGTTAAGCCACGATGGGGAGGTATGAATGGAGAGCACCAGGAACTGGGCATGTACAAGACTTGTGCAGATTCTAGTGATAGTACAGCTGCTTGCTTACCTGCTTTGAGACTTTAAACCAGCTACTTGACTTCTCCGGACTTCAGTACATAGGCACAGAATTAGAGACCCTTGGAGGGGAGGAATGTTAAGACTGGGAAGGCTGAACAGATACAAACCGGCCAAGCTGTGGCTTTGACATTCGCTTTGTTGGACAAGAGAATTACTCATGCTTCCCAAACAGGGGGAAGATGTGGGGTTATAAATGGGAGCATCACTTGGCAAGGCAAGTCTGCTTGATTCTTTTGTGCTCTGTGAACAGCCCTACTTAATGAGAGGAGtataaaaattagggaagatgatGACAGTTATCTTTAAATTTCCCAAAGACTGAAATAACAACAGTAAACAGTTTTCAGCTCTTCCTATGTGCAGGAACTTCTCtatatattgtagttgtagtTCTTCATTTAATCCATTCAAGAAACTGTTAATATCtgcattttatacatgaggaaactgaagcacagagaagtaactTGTtccatgtcacacagctagtaagagatTTGAACCTACATAATCTGGTCCCAGACTGAATGTGGTTCACCAGTCCACTATTCCGCCTTCCTGAAAGGAGCGACATTTTGGGAATGACCTTATAGGGCAGGATTAGAACCAGTTGGCCGTGGCAGTAAGTCACAGGGATACACA
It encodes:
- the ITIH6 gene encoding LOW QUALITY PROTEIN: inter-alpha-trypsin inhibitor heavy chain H6 (The sequence of the model RefSeq protein was modified relative to this genomic sequence to represent the inferred CDS: inserted 2 bases in 1 codon; deleted 3 bases in 2 codons; substituted 6 bases at 6 genomic stop codons), with the protein product MCEWRCLICVSFLLTILLELTYQGPPGCPXSSTKLLMTNYSQCSTVVSRYAHTLVTSVLFNPHSEAHEAVFDLDLTRLAFIAISLTINNEVYIAEVKEKHQAKKIYKEAHQQGKIAAPVGIMDPESEKFHMSTSPAAGTEVEFSLAYEELLQRHQGQYQLMVSPRPSHLMKRLSVEVTLSERMGIGYVHKPPLRTSRLHTNIHTSDADSPPSTRTERAEIRVRITFYPTLQDQSAFSSSGITADFTVQYDVVLEDVTGDVQIYSGYFIHYFAPRGLPPVERNVVFVIDVGGSMFGIKMKQTKKAMNVILGDLQANDYFNIISFSDTVSVWKAGCSIQATIQNVYDAKDYLGHMEADGLTVYSPIRDRQLAAASVLYPSNXEPGRGPSVGRISLIIFLTDGEPTADMMTPSVILSNILQALGNRVNLFSLVFWDDADFPLLRHLSLENWGAAWHIYKDTDAALHLEGLYKEIFMPLLTDVRLDYLWDLVGASPWVLFPNYFGGSELVVAEQVQPGEQKLGIYLATHGPRGQLLMSRHSEVATNSSQKAFVFPGEPVPNVAHFICHLWAXVTIGKLLEARFQACDATTYLLAAEVLNLSLEYNFVTPLTSLVTVQPKEAGEKARRQTPTTGGPGTIMPSSTSRHGLGAGTAXPALAAKFSPKSSLVKPKSYLSSTTPASTKKMPSSKELEPLGQSRSTLSTPAQSKPKISTQQDSGTLAQPTLRMKLAALVPSNSSALLLLKPSTSPHQNPGTLLPMNSKTQVPPLNPGTPSQPKAGIMKHVSPLHCKHGAPSQXTGCPNTPQPGVFTSQSPKRLPQPRPEVSTLQIPKYPPHTKPRVPPSKSPNNLPHSRPGILLPKTSKILSPLKSSAPPHQTSLSLSLSKPRTSIPNKPKTPLPTRPTRSRPLPPQSLSTFPSXVSSPTSLSSTITTSVLREPLPTPFHPTLPSLLPPGRLWHQHNLLPELQNTRQILRPSVSGVPTMGLPNSSSPMPEGSPSNLPVLTSSILPEAVSLLLLPEELELLSESMVESKFVESLNPPAFYIFLTPDKDGNPHWDGNSKDILGGAGSRMDSQESSTGLAKWFPNVSTFSSSVDGDTHFVIHMPRSEERICFTVDGHPGDLLQLIDDPKAGLHVHGQLLRAPPRPGHKDQTHTYFQIITVTADKPQAYTMIITCSSISVQGKCTSLLSWDQPALLRRPQLELHVAAAACLTIHLGPHLKLLVLWHHYRHPSTLKLPHLGFYVVNGSGLNPSACGLLEXFQHTDIRLVAGPTGPSLQRHQGPDVPVVLGKRLLKDSPGMLPCWASCWLVKCSHVQQLLGHPYLAYVLL